In Paenibacillus sp. FSL M7-0420, a single genomic region encodes these proteins:
- a CDS encoding DnaJ domain-containing protein translates to MNTSSSTAPRHGARIRSKQGNAAGVNYYKLLGVRVNATQQSIKAAYVAKIKEFPPERYPEEFQNIRKAYDALRDPARRAEYDFTRKYGDSVEGILYQAGEAFASGDYLLAEELYLKALETHPGHSGAGVSLSMLYLADNKLSAFNRVWKGLESHISTPRDMVTATLVKFRILIDYERMEKALSVMRSLDKKYRSWRRLFIMDYADILIYNGLKDEAWRLFEETAEELDEEPDKEIQAELAEETLNFYIHWTLLMFHVNKMQFWNKLKQRIRAYLRSLPEGEEREQAVEQLLEQSRVLSDSNAYKEALTFADLAYYTAPKNQEVLEQRSQAQAGTKLILEIDRLMRDKQIYPGIKMQAVSFFKDEILRKTEGEAEEMDNALLPMDLIDGLGGPGTADYFMEEGIRQMKRKYPQVYKVYQKQWDKLLG, encoded by the coding sequence ATGAATACATCATCATCAACTGCGCCAAGACATGGTGCGCGCATAAGATCCAAGCAGGGAAACGCGGCTGGCGTGAATTATTACAAGCTGCTGGGGGTGCGGGTGAACGCGACTCAGCAATCGATTAAGGCTGCTTATGTTGCCAAGATCAAGGAATTCCCGCCGGAGCGTTATCCGGAGGAATTCCAGAATATCCGCAAGGCTTACGATGCTCTGCGTGATCCTGCCCGGCGGGCGGAATATGATTTCACGCGCAAATATGGCGACTCCGTGGAAGGGATTCTCTATCAGGCTGGGGAGGCGTTCGCTTCAGGGGATTATTTGCTGGCGGAAGAGCTATATCTGAAGGCGCTGGAGACCCATCCGGGCCATTCAGGGGCAGGTGTCTCTTTGTCTATGTTGTATCTTGCGGATAACAAGCTGAGTGCCTTCAACCGGGTGTGGAAGGGGTTGGAGTCACATATTTCCACTCCCCGGGATATGGTTACGGCCACTCTCGTTAAGTTCCGCATTCTGATTGATTACGAGCGAATGGAAAAGGCGTTGAGCGTTATGCGGTCGCTGGACAAGAAATACAGGTCCTGGCGGCGACTCTTTATTATGGATTACGCTGATATTCTGATCTATAACGGTCTGAAGGATGAGGCCTGGAGACTATTTGAAGAGACGGCAGAGGAACTGGATGAGGAGCCGGATAAGGAGATCCAGGCTGAGCTGGCAGAGGAAACGCTGAATTTCTACATTCATTGGACCTTGCTGATGTTTCATGTTAACAAAATGCAGTTCTGGAACAAGCTCAAGCAGCGCATCCGCGCGTATCTGCGTTCTTTGCCTGAAGGTGAAGAAAGGGAGCAGGCTGTAGAGCAACTGTTGGAGCAAAGCCGAGTCCTATCGGATAGCAATGCTTATAAAGAAGCCCTGACTTTTGCGGATCTGGCTTATTATACCGCTCCGAAGAATCAGGAGGTGCTGGAGCAGCGCAGTCAAGCCCAGGCAGGGACGAAGCTGATTCTGGAGATTGACCGGCTGATGAGAGATAAGCAGATCTATCCCGGTATCAAAATGCAGGCAGTCTCCTTCTTCAAGGATGAGATCCTCAGGAAGACTGAAGGGGAAGCAGAGGAAATGGATAATGCTCTCCTTCCAATGGATCTTATCGATGGTCTGGGCGGACCGGGAACAGCCGATTATTTCATGGAGGAAGGCATTCGTCAAATGAAACGCAAATATCCGCAGGTCTATAAGGTATATCAGAAGCAGTGGGACAAGCTGCTGGGCTGA